AATTGGTGAATTCAGCAAGAGATAGCATGAGGGTCGACCATTATTTTTCTTTGGTCGACCATTACTTTTATTTGGTCGACCATCAAGCTATCGGTAGAGTGATGGTCGACCCTTAGCTTTGTTAGGTCGACCATTAGCTTGATGGACGACCATTAGTTTTCTTTTGGTCGACCATCAATCTCATGGTCGACCATTAGCTTGATGGtgagttttgttttttttcaatatatattaataattgtccaaaacatgtaacataattgtgatcgtgacaaaatactgagattgtgatgaattgattcatatgtaaattaaaatatataacataatcttgaatttacgatttttattttttaaaaaaatataaaaaaaaatagcatGATTCACATTTAAATTGAAACGTATAACATAATCCTGTTTTTTAGATCGTGacaaaatactgagattgtgatgaattgattcgtatgtaattaaaatatataacataatcttgaatttacgatttttatttttttaaaaatataaaaaaaatagcatGATTCACATTTAAATTGAAACGTATAACATAATCCTGTTTTTTAGATCGTGAaaaaatactgagattgtgatgaattgattcgtatgtaaattaaaatatataacataatcttgaatttacgatttatattttgtaaaaaatataaaaaaaatagcatGATTCACATTTAAATTGAAACGTATAACATAATCCTGTTTTTTAGATCGTGacaaaatactgagattgtgatgaattgattcgtatgtaaattaaaatatataacataatcttgaatttacgatttttattttttaaaaaatagcatGATTCACATTTAAATTGAAACGTATAACATAATCCTGTTTTTTAGATCGTGAaaaaatactgagattgtgatgaattgatttgtatgtaaattaaaatatataacataatcttgaatttacgatttttattttttaaaaaatattaaaaaaaaatagcatgattcacatttaaattgaaacatataacataatcctGTTTTTTAGATCGTGacaaaatactgagattgtgatgaattgattcgtatgtaaattaaaatatataacataatcttTAATTTacgatttatattttttaaaaaaatataaaaaaatagttcGATTCCATGATTCCATGAAACCTTAAACCCTTGAAACCCTAAAATcctaaaaaccctaaacccttgaaaccctaaacctaaaccctaaaactAGATAACAATGATCGACCAAAATAACAGTGGTGGTCGACCATAAAGGGTAAAGGTCGATGGTCGACCAAAATAACAGTGGTGGTCGACCAACACAATACAATGGTCGACCATAAAAGGTAAACCAAAAGGTAAAGGTCGATGGTCGACCAAAATAACTCGTTTATGGTCGACTAACAGAATTTGTTAGTCGAACCATACAATTTTTGGTCGACCAAAAACGAGAGTGGTCGACCAACAAAATAACACAAAAAATTACATAAGAAAACGATGTTCCAATAATGACATAAAATTGTCAGATACGTCACAATAATCACCAATCATTAAGGAACATATTACAAGCTAAAAAGTATCTAAACTCAGAAACTAATCTATCATCTAAAGTTAGTACTACTTGCGCACTCCTGGACAAAGAGTATCCGGCAACCGCTAATACAAACGCTCCTGAATCTTCGCTGTGAAAAAAAAACGAGATGTTAATATTTATTgttaacattaaaaaaaaagaataatgaagttatattttaaatagaaaGTTGACAACGTACTGTATAATCTTGGCACGGAATTCATCATGTAGTTTTATATTCCATGGCCTCTTGAGGTGTGGGTTGTTCCCAACAATGGATAGCAAACGAGCAGCGTTTATAAGTATAGGCTCTATGTCTTCATTCAGATCTTTGAATTTGGGATCGTGCCTTCGCTGCAAGTCATATATAATGCACTTATTCACCCCTGTCACGAGTTTTAGCAAAAACCAGCGCCCATCGGTGTAGACAGGGATGAGAATTCTTCGCGCCTTTTCCCACGAGAGACACGGCCATTCTGGATCACTACCTTTGACTTTGCTCATAATCGGTGCCAGATTTATGTTGAAATCGATGCTCCAATGGTGATGGGCGGCGGGAGGGATTGAGTCCAAAGTGGACTTTAGGACCCATACGCATAAGAGAACTGGTCCTAGAGCTGGATCTATCGAGATCACCATGACGGATGCCGGAAACGTCAGGAGATGCATGTGCAGGAGGCGTGTGCTGGACAGAGGGAGGTGAATGTCCAAAATGCATGGGCTGGTCAGAGGGAGGTGAATGTGCAGAATGCGTGGGCTGGACTGAGGGAGACTCCACAGGGTGCTCGCTACATATGACTGTCCGACCCTGCCTCCAGAGCTCGAGTACCCGAGTGATCACCGCATCAGGCGCAGAATCAACAAAATGTCCGGTGGTATAATACGGTGCAACTAGCTCCTCAGGAGTAGGAGTCAAAAATCCCAGACAATCCtgcatataattaataaaagagcaaattaattaaaaataatgtcCACGGTTATTttaccaaatcaattcataTTACTTACATCTATAGCACAATCACTGAAGGCTGCAGCGATTTCAACACCAGTTGGGGCACGGTTTGATGCCCACGTCTTAGTCACCCACTGAAACATCCTGGGCAACATCAAACCGTCCACATCTCTTCTCCTTGCTAACTTCTGTGCCACGCTCGGATAATATTCATAAGCGAAGATCtgtaaaataaatttcaaacaGTGTTACTGGTACAAATAGAGATAACAAATCCACTATAacattcaaaaaataatatacCTGCAGAGGGAGAACAAAACCACCGACTAGGAAGCTGCCCTCAACTTCTGTCCGGCCCTGTGCCTCGGCGAGGTAATTATATCGTCCTAAAAGATCCTTCTTCAGACATCGGACCGCATCCCGATAGGCTACTCTACCCTAGGAATAACGGTTGAACCTATCCAAATCATCTACAAGGCTCAAGTATTTAGGATCGATCTTCGTCGTCTTTTTCCTCGTCGCCTCACCGAATACGGCACGACAAAAGTATAGACTAGCCATCTTTATCTTCTCCATGTCTAGACCAGTCTCGTTATGCTCTTGGACCATAATCTTTCCCTCCAAATCACCCAAAACAATATCAGCCTTACCGGGAAAGTGTGTGGTGGCAAATACACCTCTACCTGGTAAATCTTCGGGCTCTATAGCGCAATCGAGACCCTTTATTAAACAATACTGTAACAAAGAAAATCTAACAGGCCTTTTGCGCACCACCATCCACAAATCATCACTACCACTATCAAGTATCTGGTTACTCATTAAGTACCATAGAATTTGGCtggaaattttaaaatctctATAATACCTAACTAAATTACCAAAAGGCGAATGCTCGAAAAAATGGGTTCTCTCCTCGTTgttcaaataaaaatgaatcttCTCAGAAATCTCGTTATATCTCGATTGAATTGTCAACTTACATCGGAAAATGGCATCCCTGCCTAATTTTCTCGGTAAATAGACCTGTGACAAAAAAACAGTATTAGTAAGGTTAGGAAAAATTTTGTGGTCGACCATAAAACCACATTTGGTCGACCATACAAACAAATAAGGTCGACCATACAAACAAATAAGGTCGACCATGTTTTATGGTCGACTTCGTCTTATGGTCGACCATAAAACGTAATCGGCCAAATAAAACATGGTCGACCATAAACATGGTCGACCATAAACTCGTTGTTTTATGGTCGACCACAAACAACGTACCATTTGTATGGTCGACCATGGTGGAAAACCATGGTcgattacacacacacacacagcaAGCATACTAAAAAATACGACTAAAATTCAGAAGAAACAAATCGAAATAAACGCGAAAATTACCACATTTTCGTCTGCCATTCCTTCCGTTGAGATTTTGAAGACTCGACGGAGACGTTTTTCAAGGAACGAAGGGATTTAGGGTTCGGAATGGAATAGGAAGGGGGTCTCTGCTGAAGTAAAGTGAATGAAGAAGAGGTAATCTATTTTAAACTTAATAAACCAGGGACATTTACATCAATTAACATGTCAATCctttttcttaaataagtccCATATGACTCTCTTTTCCCTAAATTTCCCCTTCACGTTTTGGAGCAACAATGGATTATGCTGACATGCCTCTTAGCCAACCGTAGGGTTTAGCAGAATATCGTGAATCTGCATCTTCCCGTTTGCGTTTTATTCATTAAAATCTCGGTTTGGTTTaggatttttgtttttaatgttGCGCGCTTGTATAACCAAATATCGTGAATCTGCATCTTCCCGTTTGCGTTTTATTCATTAAAATCTCGGTTTGGTTTaggatttttgtttttaatgttGCGCGCTTGTATAACCGGTGAGTTTTACTTCCTTTGATGCTTTTCTTTTTCATTGGTGGAAATATGTTAACCACTCTGTTTCTATATGAGTCAAATCTTTTCTTGCTCAGTTGGTTGTGTTATGATTCTCTCGTTTTTGTTTTTTGACATTCCTTTGCTGGGTGTTATGTACTTCTGGTAGTAGATTGTGATGTGTATTTAGTGATTTTTTTTGTACAAAATTTCGATTCTTGTGTTTCTGGGAAGTTTCTTTTTGTGGGTTCTTTCAGGAATTGCTTGTTTGGCGTTTTTATGCGGCAGATTCAGGGTTTTGGACAATGTAACGAGGCGTCGTCGTCGGGTGAAGGTACGATGTTGCTATCTTCAGTTGCTGTTGAAGTTCTTGTTTCTTGATCGATCAAACCTTTTACTATATTTGCACTAAAGGTGTTTCGTGTAGTTACTCATCGCAAGCATGGTATTGATGTTGATACATTCGTATAGGGGAGGGAAGATAGGATTAGTCAATTGCCGGATGATGTGATCTCGTTGATTATATCTCGATTAGATACGAGAGCTGCTGTTAGGACAAGCGTCTTGTCAAGGAGATGGAAGCATGTTTACACCTTTATCTCAGATGTCAGATTTGATTGTTGTAGTATGTCCACTGATTCTACTCCTTGTCGCGAACTCGAGGGCGAAAAGCTGAGCCAATTACAAAGGAAGTTTGTCCATGCAGTGGATGCCTTTTTGCAACATCATTCTGGTCCTAGAATAATGTACTTTGAATTGATTTGTTGTTTCCGTGGATGCATCTTGGGCAGTTTTAGAAGATGGATGAATTATGTTGGCAGATTGGGAGTGAAAAGACTTGTCATTCGATATTGTTGTTATAGCCATGATCTAAAGAGAAACTACCCTCTTGTTTTATCTTCCGATTTTCTTCCTCAAACATCGTCATTGGAAAGTATATATTTGGTGGGTGGTTGTTTCCAAATATCAAGCCAAAAAGCTCTCAAAGAtcttgatttgactgatgtggCTTTCACTTCTGAGGCCGTAGAGCGCATTTTATTGAACTTTTGCAGCCTCCAGTCATTAAAATTTAAGTCTTGTACGCTCCCTTCCAAATTACATATTCATGGTCCTGATCTCCAATTGAAGAATCTGAGGCTGTTTGATTGTTCGCAGGTTGTAGAGATATACTTGTCTGCTATAAATCTAACTACTTTTGAATTATATACCCATAGAATGATGACGTTATCGTTTTCTAACGTACCGTTGCTACAAAATATACGCCTCGACATTTGCGACCACAAAGTGGCTCCTTGTATATTTGGAAATGTCGCCAAAGATCTACCTCATCTTAGATGCATGTATTTTTGGACCGATGCCAGATTCTTTGAGGTGCAGTGACTCTCTTTTCACCATTTAACCATTCTTCATTTCCTTAGGAGTGAAGAGATACTTATGGAGTAGTTTCTGGATTTTGTCTCAGGCATTTGAAATAGGTGGAGTTAACAAGCTAATCCACCTCAGACAATTGGCTTTATTTTTAGAACACCAGAACAATATCGATCTTCTTGCACTTGCTACAATCCTGGATTTGTGCCCTCTTTTACACAAGTTCCATATATCGATGGTATTCATCACATATTCACCTTTACTCCTTACTTCACagtgataatttttttaatgaattgcTGACATGGCTTTATGATTGCAGGTACTGCCATCAACATTTAACGCAAAACCAGTACATAAAAGAGTTGTCAGGCCCCACACTCAGTTGAAAGAGGTGGATTTTAGTGGATTTCGAGGGACACAGAATGAGTACAATCTTATGTTATATATCCTTAAAAATGCGGTCTTCCTCGAACGATTGTCAGTCTCTGTGGATGCTATATACTACCATGTAAATCTCGAAGGATGGCATCGTACTACACATTGTAGTCAATTGGCTTACAAGAAGATACGAAGAATTGTTCGCGAGCGGTTGCAAAGAGAGATCATTTCTAAGGATGTTGAGATTAATATCATGTAAGAAACCATAGCAGATCCATTTATAATTTAGAAGTTAAACATTTCTACAGGTATTTCTCCTTCAAACAGCTAAACTAGAGACCAGGTAGCATTAAACTGATAAATAACACACTGGCAACTAACTACACTTGGAGAAATTGATTTGTCCTTCACACATGACATATATCATGTGTCAAGTATGTGTTCATCCGTAATTTTTCTTGTTCCAATCAAAAAATTTTGGCCTGGACTCCTCAATTGATGTGCCGGcgatcataaatatttttttcgcTGAATATATCGTTTGTAATTTGAAAAAGATctcttcaatttatttatatttatcacAATATGTACGTCTTtgattattatatgttttttatttatgaaaaatgtccaataatatattttctttttttattactCTATTAATCAATTTGTTCGTAATTATTGTTGCTGATTTTGTAACAATTTAAAGGATtcattcatatttaatttagttaattaactagtaaaaatacataaaattatTGATTGATCAAACATACACGTACTTTATTAAACTATTAAGAAAGAGGATAAAAGTAAATAGACATATCAATTATATAAGAATATCTTTGTGCCTGAAGAAGTGGTTGGACACAATATGTCTGAAGCAAAAAATTATGTCTTTGCTGATTTATTAGAAGATGCAAAAACTCCTCTTTTCCCTGGTTGTACTACTTACACAAATTTGTATGCAAAATATAGCTAGTAGTTTATAAAGAATGAATTCTAACAATTCAGCTAATTCATCACAAGATTTGCATGATAAAGAAATGATTAAAGACAAAAAAACTAATAAGAAAAAAGGACGGGGTACATCAAATTTGAAAATGGTTAGTGGCCAAGACAAGCGCAAAGAGGTGGAGCGTAATGAGTTAGGACAACCGATTGAAGATAATTCATTTAAGTATGCTTCTTTTCTAGGTTGCACGATAAAGGAATTTGTGCTATATACGTTGGATGGATGGAATGATATAGACGAAGAAGTGAAGGATAGGATGTGGAGTTGTCTTCTGGTATCTTCAGCCActaaatatttcattttcatttttataataaattgttgaCATATTTTCGTGTTTCTATGTATATAAGACTTATAAAGTTGAGGAATGGGAAAAgaaatcaattttttaaaagttAGCTAAATTGTGGCGCGATAGAAAATCCAAACTGCAAATATTTGTACGAAAAGCTAATACAAGTCAAGTGACTTCACGAAATCTCAGTCTTTTGAAGCCTGAATTTATGGACTAAAATCAGTGGGACTTATTTGTAAAGAGGACAATATCACCTACCTTTCAAGTAAGCATTTATAGGTATGAAACAATAACTAAATTGATTATTAAAGAGTTGGTGACATTCTCTTCATACAACTAGAAGCTGAATTTACTAAGCATGACAAATTAATAATCATGTTACATTTGAATGTGTTTTTCACATGATGATCTGAACCAATAAGGCTACTGCTGCACTGTGCTCTTTATGggaaaaataattgatttacTACCCTTAGAGCCATCCCTTGTTAAATCAACACATATTGGAGCACGTGTGGCACTACCTTTACTAGTTGGCTGCAAAATTAAATAGTTGGCAACTTagaatttgaaaaataatagtcaacaataaaatatttcaatagATATAATAAAGTATATTCCTTCAAAACATGAACTTCAGGTGAACCATTGCAATAGACCTAGAATTAGTGTCGGTTCAGTAGCTGATGCATTTTCAGCATTGGTGTTGGTTCAACAATATATTAATGTGTTTTCCTTTTGTTGTAATTAATGTCTTGGTTTTTTTTATATCTCACAAAAAGAGTGCAAGATTTAGAGCAGTGAGCATAAAACAAGACCACATTCACACAATGAGCCGGAGAGGTTATGCTTGTTTGACTCACATTatgataaatattatttttttaatattttctaattTAAGGTAATAAGTAATTATGTATATACATCTTTTTGAATTTATATATTTCTATAATTAAAAAAAGACAACTCCGGCAGATACACAAATTACAAGATCACAAGTTTGTATTGAAATgcacaagaaaaaaaaaatggggAATCTAGTACTCAAGAGAATTATCTCATTTTTATTTGCAAAAGTTCATAAGAAAAAATGAGCAACTTAAATTTGTTATTTTCTCAGAAATTATgtttaagtttgattttgaattaacaaagctaaagctttgaaaagtttgagagaaaattctcacaaatttgataaactcaaaataatatgtgtattgtgtgtaatttttcgtccaaatacattataataaagaaaagatatcaaaatctagtctcccaaaataataaaactctagaaaaggaaacaaatccgcgcagaaaacataggacacggaccccgtgcagacatccgtagacgggtccgtgtacatactgtaaataaTCTTTAGTCgggaacaagggacacggaccccgtgctcacctccgtgtacgggtccgtgtaggcactgtattcgccaaatacatagggcacggaccccgtgcctgggtccgtcttcaggtccgtgcaggcactggaaTTGCTCATCTCGGattgtgaaggacacggaccccgtgtgcagttCCGTGTCGAGGTCCGTGAAGACTCGGTTGATGAGATTAATGCTTGAATCCTATTCCTTTGACCTTCCAACATTCTTCCATGCATCCCGAGCCCTCCACCACTTTGCTCCTCGCACGTAAATCCATATTCTTCGCTCATACGCCCGTGCAAGGCTAccatgttcgcatcatcctccccttcttgaaaaggatttgtcctcaaatcttcaCTACCTACACagaaacgaagcaagttagtaataacaataATTGTATGACCAATATGCTTACCTTCAAACTCAAGTTTGTAGGTGTTATCATTTGCTTGCTCCAACCGCACTGGAAATTTCAACACCTTCGCTGCTTT
The Primulina eburnea isolate SZY01 chromosome 5, ASM2296580v1, whole genome shotgun sequence genome window above contains:
- the LOC140833122 gene encoding uncharacterized protein isoform X2, whose translation is MSTDSTPCRELEGEKLSQLQRKFVHAVDAFLQHHSGPRIMYFELICCFRGCILGSFRRWMNYVGRLGVKRLVIRYCCYSHDLKRNYPLVLSSDFLPQTSSLESIYLVGGCFQISSQKALKDLDLTDVAFTSEAVERILLNFCSLQSLKFKSCTLPSKLHIHGPDLQLKNLRLFDCSQVVEIYLSAINLTTFELYTHRMMTLSFSNVPLLQNIRLDICDHKVAPCIFGNVAKDLPHLRCMYFWTDARFFEAFEIGGVNKLIHLRQLALFLEHQNNIDLLALATILDLCPLLHKFHISMVLPSTFNAKPVHKRVVRPHTQLKEVDFSGFRGTQNEYNLMLYILKNAVFLERLSVSVDAIYYHVNLEGWHRTTHCSQLAYKKIRRIVRERLQREIISKDVEINIM
- the LOC140833122 gene encoding F-box/FBD/LRR-repeat protein At5g53840-like isoform X1, which translates into the protein MLRACITGIACLAFLCGRFRVLDNVTRRRRRVKGREDRISQLPDDVISLIISRLDTRAAVRTSVLSRRWKHVYTFISDVRFDCCSMSTDSTPCRELEGEKLSQLQRKFVHAVDAFLQHHSGPRIMYFELICCFRGCILGSFRRWMNYVGRLGVKRLVIRYCCYSHDLKRNYPLVLSSDFLPQTSSLESIYLVGGCFQISSQKALKDLDLTDVAFTSEAVERILLNFCSLQSLKFKSCTLPSKLHIHGPDLQLKNLRLFDCSQVVEIYLSAINLTTFELYTHRMMTLSFSNVPLLQNIRLDICDHKVAPCIFGNVAKDLPHLRCMYFWTDARFFEAFEIGGVNKLIHLRQLALFLEHQNNIDLLALATILDLCPLLHKFHISMVLPSTFNAKPVHKRVVRPHTQLKEVDFSGFRGTQNEYNLMLYILKNAVFLERLSVSVDAIYYHVNLEGWHRTTHCSQLAYKKIRRIVRERLQREIISKDVEINIM